A stretch of Anaeromyxobacter dehalogenans 2CP-1 DNA encodes these proteins:
- the sigJ gene encoding RNA polymerase sigma factor SigJ, giving the protein MKEDEALAGRFEAHRAHLRAVAYRMLGSLNEAEDAVQEAWIRLSGADTDGVSSLRGWLTTVVARVCLDMLRSRRSRREEPVGVRLPEPIVSGAGGPDPETEALLSGSVGLALLVVLDSLAPAERLAFVLHDMFGVPFEDIARVVGRSPEAARQLASRARRRVRGAAPSPDPDLSRQRVIVDAFLAASRGGDFDALLRILDPDVVLRADRGPAAPGGTIVIRGARAAADQSIHAARAAGETRAALVNGAAGLVSFDKEGQPFSVLGFTVAHGKIVEIDVLADPERLRALDLKIPG; this is encoded by the coding sequence ATGAAGGAAGACGAGGCTCTGGCCGGGCGGTTCGAGGCCCACCGCGCGCATCTCCGCGCGGTGGCCTATCGGATGCTCGGATCGCTGAACGAGGCCGAGGACGCCGTCCAGGAAGCCTGGATCCGCCTCAGCGGCGCCGACACGGACGGGGTGAGCAGCCTCCGCGGGTGGCTCACCACCGTGGTTGCCCGCGTGTGCCTCGACATGCTCAGGTCGCGCCGATCCCGGCGCGAAGAGCCGGTCGGCGTCCGCCTGCCCGAGCCGATCGTGAGCGGTGCGGGCGGCCCCGATCCCGAGACCGAGGCTCTCCTGTCGGGCTCGGTCGGGCTCGCGCTCCTCGTGGTGCTCGACTCCCTCGCGCCCGCGGAGCGGCTCGCTTTCGTGCTCCATGACATGTTCGGCGTCCCGTTCGAGGATATCGCGCGCGTGGTCGGCCGTTCACCGGAGGCGGCCCGGCAGCTCGCGAGCCGGGCGCGCCGCCGGGTCCGTGGCGCCGCGCCGAGCCCTGACCCGGATCTCTCCCGGCAGCGGGTGATCGTCGATGCGTTCCTCGCCGCGTCGCGCGGAGGAGACTTCGACGCGCTGCTCCGAATCCTGGATCCGGACGTCGTCCTCCGGGCCGACCGCGGCCCGGCCGCGCCGGGCGGGACGATCGTAATCCGCGGCGCGCGGGCGGCGGCCGACCAGTCGATCCACGCCGCCCGGGCCGCCGGCGAGACCCGGGCCGCGCTCGTCAACGGCGCTGCGGGCCTCGTCTCGTTCGATAAGGAAGGGCAGCCCTTCTCGGTGCTGGGGTTCACGGTCGCGCACGGCAAGATCGTCGAGATCGACGTGCTCGCCGATCCCGAGCGGCTCCGCGCGCTCGACCTGAAGATCCCCGGGTGA